One stretch of Lolium rigidum isolate FL_2022 unplaced genomic scaffold, APGP_CSIRO_Lrig_0.1 contig_15802_1, whole genome shotgun sequence DNA includes these proteins:
- the LOC124680407 gene encoding UDP-glycosyltransferase 83A1-like — protein sequence MVAPHVLVLPFPAQGHVIPLMELSHRLVEHGVKVTFANTELNHGLILGALVSKDGSSSLGGVDMVSIPDGLGDGEDRKNLARLAEAFSQVMPGELEKLIGRVSDCSVSAGSEKLTWLIADASMAWAFFVARKLGLRTAAFNPSSAAMFAMRMSIPKLIMDGVVDDKGLPKRRGTFRLAPAMPPLDTTELSWNRAGDPKGQPVILDLILRNNAATHNAEAVLVNTVQELEPGAFALFPEVMPLGPLVSAEYKPAGSFWAEDDTCAAWLDAQPAGSVVYVAFGSFAIFDRPQLIELAEGLALTSRPFLWVVRPDSASEQWLEDLRHRAGPRGRVVSWCPQQLVLAHASTACFLSHCGWNSTLEGLINGLPFLCWPYFTDQFLNRSYICEVWRTGLQMAPPPGIAGEEAQTVKREVIRGRIEELLGDKEIKVRALALRDVAQRAVSDGGSSRRNLTQFVDLIRG from the coding sequence ATGGTCGCTCCCCATGTGTTGGTCCTGCCCTTCCCCGCTCAGGGCCATGTCATCCCTCTCATGGAGCTCTCCCACCGCCTAGTTGAACACGGAGTCAAGGTCACCTTCGCCAATACCGAGCTCAACCACGGTCTCATCCTTGGTGCTCTGGTTTCCAAAGATGGCAGCAGCAGCCTTGGAGGGGTCGACATGGTGTCCATACCGGACGGCCTAGGCGACGGCGAGGACCGGAAGAACCTCGCGCGGCTCGCGGAGGCGTTCTCCCAGGTCATGCCGGGCGAGCTGGAGAAGCTCATCGGAAGGGTGTCCGACTGCAGTGTGTCAGCGGGAAGCGAAAAGCTAACCTGGCTGATCGCCGACGCGAGTATGGCGTGGGCCTTTTTCGTGGCTCGGAAACTCGGCCTCCGGACCGCCGCCTTCAACCCCTCGTCGGCGGCGATGTTCGCGATGAGGATGAGCATCCCCAAACTGATCATGGACGGCGTCGTTGACGATAAAGGACTGCCGAAGCGGCGCGGCACGTTTCGGCTGGCTCCGGCGATGCCGCCCCTCGATACGACCGAGCTATCGTGGAACCGCGCCGGCGACCCCAAGGGCCAGCCGGTCATCTTGGATCTGATCCTCCGGAACAACGCGGCCACCCACAACGCTGAAGCCGTCCTGGTAAACACTGTCCAAGAGCTCGAGCCTGGGGCCTTCGCGCTCTTCCCCGAGGTCATGCCGCTCGGCCCGCTGGTCTCCGCCGAGTACAAGCCGGCCGGCAGCTTCTGGGCCGAGGACGACACCTGCGCGGCGTGGCTCGACGCACAGCCGGCCGGCTCTGTCGTGTACGTCGCTTTCGGCAGCTTCGCCATCTTCGACAGGCCGCAGCTTATCGAGCTCGCCGAGGGGCTCGCGCTGACCTCGCGGCCGTTCCTGTGGGTGGTCAGGCCGGATTCCGCGAGTGAGCAGTGGCTGGAAGACCTCCGCCACCGCGCCGGGCCGCGCGGTCGCGTCGTGAGCTGGTGCCCGCAGCAGCTGGTGCTGGCGCACGCGTCGACGGCGTGCTTCCTGTcgcactgcgggtggaactcgaCATTGGAAGGGCTGATCAACGGCTTGCCGTTCCTGTGTTGGCCATATTTCACGGACCAGTTCCTGAACCGGAGCTACATCTGCGAAGTGTGGCGGACTGGGCTGCAGATGGCGCCACCGCcgggcattgccggggaggagGCACAGACCGTAAAGAGGGAGGTGATACGGGGCAGGATAGAGGAGCTGCTCGGCGACAAGGAAATCAAGGTGAGGGCGCTCGCGTTGAGGGACGTTGCTCAGCGGGCTGTCAGCGACGGTGGGTCATCGCGCCGGAATCTCACACAGTTCGTGGACCTCATTCGAGGATGA